One genomic segment of Garra rufa chromosome 13, GarRuf1.0, whole genome shotgun sequence includes these proteins:
- the LOC141348752 gene encoding cytochrome P450 2J2-like — protein sequence MILHLIYDSFDFKSWIIFFFVFLLVADIIKNRNPSNFPPGPWPLPFLGTVFTQMDFKTMNKLAEVYGNIFSLRVGSEKIVIVSGHKMVKDTLITQTDSFVERPIVPMFQKVYKGIGLALSNGYVWRTHRKFAGLHLRMFGEEKKSLEHKIQQESVYLCDAFKAEKGPFNPMTILNSAVSNNIACLTFGQRFDYHDECYQTILRLDNECIKLMGSTKTQLYNVCPRLLEYLPGPHQTMFSNYKIIIDFLRGEISKHKEDWDPANPRDFIDSYLTEMEKKKSDPEAGFNMEGLVISCLDMFEAGTETTATTLRWGLLFMIKYPEIQKKVQEEIDRVIGQSRPPCSSDKANMPYTDAVIHEIQRFGDVVPLGFPKKAAKDTTLGGYFIPKGTAVSTNLSSVLHDPNEWETPDTFNPRHFLDENGQFQKREAFLVFSAGKRACLGEQLARQVLFLFFTSMLQQFTISKCPGEELSLEGEIWFTYAPAPYRMCVSSR from the exons ATGATCCTGCACTTGATATATGACAGCTTTGATTTTAAAAGCTGgatcattttcttttttgtatttctgCTCGTTGCTGATATAATCAAAAATAGGAATCCTTCCAACTTCCCTCCAGGACCATGGCCTCTGCCATTCTTGGGTACTGTCTTCACTCAAATGGATTTTAAGACCATGAATAAG ttggCTGAAGTCTACGGGAACATATTCAGCTTAAGAGTTGGCAGTGAGAAAATAGTAATTGTGTCAGGACATAAAATGGTAAAAGACACCCTCATTACTCAGACTGACAGTTTTGTTGAGCGTCCAATTGTCCCTATGTTTCAAAAAGTTTATAAGGGAATTG GTTTAGCACTGAGTAATGGATATGTGTGGCGGACACATAGGAAGTTTGCTGGCCTCCATTTGCGGATGTTTGGAGAGGAAAAGAAAAGCCTTGAGCACAAAATCCAGCAAGAGTCTGTCTACCTTTGTGATGCTTTTAAGGCAGAAAAGG GACCTTTCAACCCTATGACCATCCTAAACAGTGCTGTCTCAAATAACATTGCCTGTTTGACATTTGGACAACGCTTTGACTATCATGATGAATGTTACCAAACAATCCTGCGTCTTGACAATGAATGCATTAAGTTAATGGGCTCTACTAAAACACAG CTGTATAATGTGTGTCCTCGGCTCTTGGAATACTTACCTGGCCCCCATCAGACTATGTTTTCCAACTATAAAATTATAATAGACTTTCTAAGGGGAGAGATCAGTAAACACAAAGAGGACTGGGACCCTGCAAACCCTCGCGACTTTATAGACAGCTACCTGACAGAGATGGAAAAG AAAAAGAGTGATCCTGAGGCTGGTTTTAACATGGAAGGGTTAGTGATATCTTGTCTAGATATGTTTGAGGCCGGGACAGAGACCACTGCTACTACGTTACGCTGGGGTCTGCTTTTTATGATCAAATATCCAGAAATACAGA AAAAGGTGCAGGAAGAGATAGACAGGGTGATTGGACAGTCACGTCCACCCTGTTCATCTGACAAAGCAAATATGCCCTACACTGATGCTGTTATCCATGAGATACAAAGATTTGGGGATGTTGTTCCACTGGGATTCCCTAAAAAAGCTGCTAAAGACACAACACTAGGAGGATACTTCATTCCTAAg GGCACTGCTGTTTCAACAAACCTGTCTTCAGTCTTGCATGATCCAAATGAATGGGAGACACCAGACACCTTTAACCCACGACACTTTCTAGATGAAAATGGCCAGTTTCAGAAGAGAGAAGCATtcctggttttttcagcag GTAAGCGAGCGTGTTTGGGAGAGCAGCTGGCTCGTCAGGTGCTCTTCCTGTTCTTCACCTCCATGCTGCAGCAATTCACCATCTCCAAATGTCCAGGAGAGGAACTCAGTTTGGAGGGCGAGATATGGTTCACATATGCTCCTGCTCCATACCGTATGTGTGTGTCCTCACGTTAG